The nucleotide window AGGCCTTATTTTTTTATTTAATTTAACCTTGATTTACAGCCACTATAGCAACACCTTTTTTAAATATTAGCCAAATACTATTCCATTTATTGTTACGTTGTTGAGATTTTGACTGTGATTTTTTTCATTATAAAGGAGGATTTTTAAAAAAAACAGAGAATTGAATAATATTAAGAACGGTATGTCAAAACATGCATAACGATATGTCAATGTCTTTAAAAGTACAGAAACGACAATTATTTCATCATTCAACCATTTTTTTTGCTATCGTTATGGCGCGACAAACATATCGAGTTAAGTAACTAAAAACTATAACAAAATTATTTTAATGAAAGGAGCTAACTTTCTATGTTTAAATCACTATTAAAAATGTTTGTGATTATTTTATCAATTTTTGTGCTAGTCGGATGTGGAGGGGGACAAGCTGATACAAATGTGGATGAGGAAGAAAGTTCCTCTGAAGATGTAAAAACAGAAGCAGAAGGAAACGATTATCCCGGAGAGGAAGATGTAGTAACTATTGTTTGTGATCAAGATGGGGAAATTGAAATTAGTGTAGAAGAGCTTATGGAACTTGATTCTGTTACAGAAGAAATTGTGAGAAGAGATGATGATGGAGAGATTGAGGACGAATATCCGATTCAAGGTGTATTATTTAAAGAGATGCTGGATTCTATCGATTGGGATCATGATACCGTAGATACCATTCGCTTGACTGCTGGTGACGGTTATTCAGTAGAGGTACCTAATAATATTTTAGCCAATAATGAGGTTATTTTGGCGTATGAGATAGATAATGAACCACTTTACGATGATACTAGACCTCTGAGAGCTTTCATTCCAGAAGAAGAAGCAATGTATTGGGTTAGTAATTTGGTGGAAATAGAGTTATCTAGTATTAGTTCAAGGACCGATGCGGACGCTGATTCAGATGGCCATGATAGTGAAGAAGCATCTTCCTTAGAAGAGATAGTATTTTTAGAAACTAAAGTATCTGAAATGGAGAACTTTGAGTATGAAGGAGAAGAAAAAGGAAAAGCTGTTGCGACTTCTGATCTATTAGGAGACTTAGAAGTTTCTGATGAAATTTACCTATTAGCTTCTGATGGTTTTGACAAAAATGAAGAGCTAGATACCTTTATGGATGCTTATATCCTTACTCAAGGTGAAGATGTCCCAGCTTTTAGATCACCTGACCTTCCTAGAGGTATGCATGTGAGAGATCTCACCTGGATTTCAGCAGGTAGTGTAGGGTTTTTCTCAATTGAACAGGGGTTAGAAAAGTTTGATGAGAAAACTGTGGAAGAAGATACCGGTGTATCTTTTCTAGAGTTGACCCAAGAATTTGATCTACAAAAATCTGAGAAATACATATTAGAAGCTGAAGATGGATATTCAGTGGAGATAGAACATGACGATTTATCATCTGGAATTGTGTATATTAGTGATAGTGAAGAAGTATCTTCAGTATTTGATGGATTGCCTAGAAATACTGCTGTAAACGATCTTAAGTCTATTCGTGTGGTAGAGTAAAGAGATAGATTAGCTTTTTGAGAGGTGTGGTTAACGTGGCGACAGAAAAAACTTATTCAGGTAATTCGTTGTTAAATAAATTTTCTATATTCGATTTGATTGTGATATCTCTCATGGCATGTCTGGGGATTGCCATCAAACCTGTTATTGTACCATTAGCTCATATCATAACTGGGCCTTTATTTATACCCGGTGGTGTGGTAGCTGGTGGTTTTTACATGATGTGGCTTGTCATGGGAGCAGGACTTGTAGGTAAACTTGGAACCGCTACATTGATTGCAATAGTTCAAGCCATTGTGATTATGGCTATTGGTTTCTTTGGAACTCACGGATTTATGAGTGTTTTTACATATATTTTACCCGGTCTTTTTGTAGATTTGGTTTTCCTTATCTCTCGACACAGAGGATGTTGTGTAGGATGCTGTTTTGTTGCCGGAATAGCTGCTAATATTAGCGGTACATTTCTAGTGAATATAGTATTTTTTAGACTGCCGATAATCCCATTATTATTAAGTTTATCAGCTGCAGCTCTGTCAGGAGGTCTAGGAGGGATTATTTCTAATGCTGTTGTAAAGCAGTTTAAAGAAAAACTGGCCTGGTAGATATTTAGGTCGTTAAGAAGGCATGTAGTAGCAGGAGGTGAATCTATGAAACAGATATATATAGTATTTGTATTAGCAATAGTGGGTTTAGTTGCTATGACAGGTTGTGTCGATGATGCATCCACTAAAGAAGGAGGGGATAGCTCTCCTGATAGTTCATCATCTCTTCCAATGAAGATAGTAGGAGATGTGGATGAACCAGTTACTATTGAACAGCTTAGTGATATTTCTGAGACTGAAACTATTGAACATAGAGAGGAAGATTTAGAAGTCATTTCATTACAGGATCTACTTTATAAGTCTCAACCTTATACTAAAGATATGCAAACAGTGTTCATAAGCCATGATGGCTTTAGTGCTGAAATATCTAGTGAAGATCTAAGTGAGAGCTATATTGCTCGTACTCAAGAAAATGGCTGGGAAGCAATTAATTATAATCATCCGGTAAGCAGTAATATCAAAGACATTAGTCATATAGTTGTCTCTTCTAATGATCTGTGTTTAGAAGATGGTTTTAATATAATTGAGCCTGAAAAAAACATTACAAGCTTATCTCCAGGGCAGATCTATCAGGATGGATATTCAGTAGTTCCCACTTATAGAGGGAGCTCGAGTGTCAAAAATGATGAAAAAGAACTAGAGGTTAGTACATTTAATAGAAGAAAAATTATTGATATTGAAAAGTACGTTAACTTGTCAGGTAGAGAAGAAATAATTATTGTAGGAGAACAAGGGGAAATAGAACCCCTTCGTCAGGATGGGAAATTTATTCTCAATAAAAATAGTATCGGTTATATGGCCGGAGATGATATATACATTGATCAAGCTGCAGGAATTGTGTTAGATCCGCCAGATAAGATGATTACAGATGCTTATCACGATACCAAAGAGCTACTAGCTCAAGATGAACAAGTATTACTGATATTAATAGATGGCCTAGGTTATCATCAGTACGAGTATGCTGTTGATAATGGATACGCACCTTTTTTAGAGAGCTTACCAAAACCTGAACAGGCTATGGTAGCGTATCCCCCTGTGACACCAGTAAATGTAGCAGCATCACTTACCGGAGAACTTCCCTATATCAATGGAGTTTATGAGCGAGGTATTAGAAGAGTGGACGTCCCCACTATTTTTGGTTATTGTGAAGATCATGGTAAAGAGTCAGCTGCTATTATTGGTCCTATGGAGACTATAGAATTGGAGATTGATCCCGTGTTTTCATTAGATCAAAACAATGATGGAAGCACTGATGGTAAAAAGAGAGAGAATGCTCTTTCAAAAATGTCTCAAGAAAAGGTTCATGACTTAATGTTTGTCCACTATAAAGATGTTGATAGAATAGGTCATAATCACGGAAATATGGCAAAAGAGACCATGGAAGCTATAGCCTACAATGATGAACTAGTTAAAGAACTAGTAACTCATTGGGATGGAAAGGTTATCGTCTATGCTGATCACGGTATGCATGAAACAGAAGATGGTGGAGATCACAACTCAGTTATGACAGAAGATATGTTTATGCCTTATTGGCAATTTGATGGAGGTGAGATAGATGAATAAAAAAGTTTTAACAGCTGTAGCTGTGTTAGTACTTATAGTGGCAGTTACAGCTTACCTTAATGCTGGTGAGAGTGAAGAACGAGCTCGAAGTCAAGAAGAAGCTACGATTTTCATAAACCATGAAGGTGAACAAGTAGCAGAAGTGGAGTTTGATAATATATTAGATCTAGAACAACAAGAGTTTGAAGAAACTCTTAGAAGCAGTGATAGTCCAGACAGAGATAATATGTACACAGGGGTAGCCCTTAAAGATCTATTAGCTGACAGAGATATCTCATTAGACGAAATAGAACAGGTGGTTACTAGAGCTGTAGATGGTTATACGGTGGCATTGTCTGCAGAGGAAGTACTAGAAGAAGATAATGTGTATATTGTCTACAAGGTAAATGATAAACCACTACCTCCCAAAGAAGAAGGGGGTTCAGGACCATATCAGATAGTTATTAGAAATGATGATTTTGGCCAGAGATGGAATAAATTTTTAATGGAGCTGGATGTAAATTGAGTTGTCTAGTTGCAATAAATCGCTTGTGGTTTAAGTTTACAGAACAAGATGATTACCTTTTAAAAGATATCAATTTACAAGTAAACTCTGGTGAGGTTGTTGCTATAGTAGGTTTAAGTGGAAGCGGGAAAAGTACACTATGTTATTGTATCAGTGGTATTATCCCTTTGATAAAAAAAGGAATTATAGATGGTGAGGTTCTAATCAAGGGAAAATCTACTAAGAAAGTTGATATTTCTCAAGTTTCTACAAATCTAGGGATAGTTTTTCAAAATCCGGATACACAGCTTTTTTCTCCTACTGTGGAGGATGAAATTGCCTTTGGACCTGAAAATATGTGCTTTTCACGAGAAGAGATAGATAAAAGGGTAACCAGCTCTCTTAAGAAAATTGGGATGGAAGATTTTCGATTTAAAAATCCGAAATCCTTATCAGGAGGTCAGAAACAGTTAATAGCTCTGGCCTCTGTATTGAGTTTAGACCCGGAGATACTTATCTTTGATGAGGCCATGTCCCAGTTAGACCAAAACGGAAAAAAGATGATCAATGAATTAATTGCCACTTTAAGACAAGAGGGTAAAACTATCATTATGGTAGAACACGATCTTGATAATCTTCATATGGCAGATCGTGTTAAATTACTGCGAACAGGGGAACTAATGGATTTTAACGGTGAGCTATAATAGTTGAAGGGGTGATGACTTTGTACTACTTAGATAATGTAAATTATAGCTACGATGGACAAAAACTAGCTTTATCAGTAGTAGATTTAGCTATTTCAGATACTGGGTTAACTGCTGTTATCGGTGATAATGGTAGTGGAAAGACCACCCTAGGTAAACTTCTTGCAGGAATATTGAAGCCTACTTTTGGTCGAGTACTATTACAGGGACAAGATACTAAAGAGATGACTTTAGGTGAGATTGGAAATAGAATCGGTTATCTATTCCAAGAACCTGAGCGCCAAATATTTGCTCCTACAGTAGAAGAAGAGCTTTCATTTGTTTTAAAAGTTAAAGGTTTTACTAAAGAAAAAATTAACGATATGGTAGATGAAATGTTAACAAGGTTTCATCTAGAGCATCTACGAAAAAATTTCCCTTTTTACCTTAGTAGAGGAGAAAAACAAAGACTAGCGTTAGCCACAGTTTTAATCGACAAACCTAGGTTTATTATACTAGATGAACCCACTACTGCTTTAGATATTAAAAGGAAGGCTGAACTATCTAATATTTTAAAAGAGTTGTTAGATGAAAATATAGGGATGATGATTATTAGCCATGACTATCAATTTGTTACTAAACACGCTACTAGGGTGATTGAGATAGATGGAGGTGTAATATCCCATGACTCATGTAACCCAAAAGAGAGAGCAAATGAACCAGTATGATCCCAGGACTAAACTTGTTATTGTTATGTGTATCTCAAGTTTAGCAGTTCTTTTGCAAGATATATTGCTGATGACAGGGGTACTAATAGTCGCTTTTGGTTTTTCATTTTATTTTAAAAGTGATGTAATAAAAGCTTTATATAAGTTAAGAAGATTTTTTTGGGTTTTTGTTGCTATGCTCTTTATCCAAAGTGTTTTTACTACTGGTGGAAAAGAGCTAATTAGTATAGGTGATTTCACTTTAGTTTCAAGTTTAGGACTGTTTAGAGGGATCTCTATAATACTTAGAGTTATGATTATAATTGTATCAGCAACAATTATGACAACATCTAGCTCAAGAGATATTGTCCAGGGACTTTATCAATGGAAGATACCGTATGAACTAACCTTTATGGTGGCTGTGGCTATAAGATTTTTACCACTTCTAAAAGAAGAGGTAGAGGATATGGTGATAGCTATACAATTACGGGGACTAGAACTTGAGAAAATTCCTATGGGACAGAAAATAAAGATTTATTCTTATTTACTTATGCCTATGATAGCAAGTGTTATGGGAAAAGCAAAAGACCTATCTATAGCTGTAGAAATGAGAGGTTTTAGAGCTTACCCTTACAGAACTAGTTTTAGACAACTAAATCTTGCTATTAAAGATTATGCAGTTATGACATTTACAACTATTATAACTATAACTGTTATGTGGTTTTACTTTGTTCATTGGAGATATGTTTGATTAATAGATTAGAAAAAGGGTAGGTGGTAGCGTGAAAGTATTAACTGTTGTGGGAATAACCGGGTCAGGAAAAACTACCATAATAGAAAATATTATTACTGAACTGTCGAAAAGACGGTATCATGTAGGATCTGTCAAAGAAATTCATTATGAATTATTTGCTATAGATGAAGAAGGAACCAATACTGATCGACATAATAAAGCTGGAGCTGATTTAGTAACAGCTAGAGGTTATTTTGAAACCGATATTTTACATAAAGAACGTTTATCAATGAATGATATATTAAAGTACTATGATCATGATTATGTGGTCTTAGAAGGAGTAGACGATTTCTATGTACCTAAAATTATATCTGCCCATACTACTCAAGAAATTGACGCTAAATTAGATGAGACTGTTTTTGCTATATCTGGTCGTATCGCTAATGAGTTAGATACCTATAAAGGGATTCCAGTCATTAACCCTGTTTCTGATATAGAAAGATTAGTTGATATAATAGAAGAAAAAATATTTTCAGTGTTACCAAACTTACCTGAAAAGTGCTGTGGGGAATGTGAATATTCATGTAAACAATTAGTGGCAAAAATACTTGCAGGTGAAAAAACTAGAGAGGACTGTCCTATAGGGCAAAAGGAACAAGTGCGGCTACATATTGGAGGACAAGAGATTGATATGGTACCCTTTGTACAAGATATCCTCCGAAACGCTGTAGAAGGAGTGGTGAAAGAGTTAGATGGATATAATAAAAACGCTACTATATCAGTTACTATAGGTGATAACAGTGATACTACCTACTGACTTCCTGATTGAATGGGGCATTATCCATTATACAGTGGTTAAAGAGTTTAAAAGTAAAAAAAATGATGTCCGGATGCTGAAAGTAACCACTAATACCGGAAATAGCTATACTTTAGTGTATAAATATTTCGCTAATAGATTTAGCTATCAGCGTGAAATAAAAATTATGACTAAGCTACAAGAAATGGGAGCGCCTGTTCCCAAACTGATTTACAGTAGTAAACAAATTATAATCACCCAATATATAGAAGGTCCTTTGTTGGTAAATGAACTATTTAAACATGGTCATGATATTCTAGAAGCAGACTTGTTAGGAGATACCTTAGAGAAGATATATGTGGAACTAGCAAACATAAAAACAGTAGTAAAACCATCCCAATGTGCACAAAAACCACAATTACAAGAGGGACAAATGATATTAGGAGATATGAATCTACGAAATTTTATTCTCAATAGAGAAGATGTGAGAATCTATCGCATAGATTTTGAATCGGTCGGATACGGTTCACTTTCACAAGATTTAGGTAAATTATGTGCTTTTTGTATCACTTATGATCCTCCCTTTACTGATGAGAAGATAAGACTTACTAAAAGACTATTTAATTCTCTTTTAGATAGATTTTTTATGCTTAAGTCAGAAGTTAAAAATGAAATTTTTTTAGAGCTGTCACAAATAAGCAAACGAAGAAAGATAGATTTACCTAGTCTTGTTATAAAAGAGATAAATAATTGGTAGCCCATAGACCTCCTAGGATAAATATTATTCTAGGAGGTTGATTCTTTGTTTCAAAATATTAAATAGGTTTATTTAAGTTTCTATTTTATTAAACATAGGACTTCCGATCAGTAATAAAACAACTATTAGTACTCCTAGGATACCTACGTTTAATAAATTACCAACTGTAAAATCAAGATTCATTATCCCTCTTAATAAGTTAACACTATGAGTCATAGGGTTGAAATTAGTAAGTGTAGCTACGAAAGAAGGTAAATTTTCAATTGGAAAGATTGCTCCTGATAAAAAGAACATAGGAAAGATTATAAAGTTCATTATTATAGGAAAAGCCTGCATATCATCTATCTGTGTTGCAATTACTGTCCCTAACAATGTAAATAATAGTGCAACTAAAAGCATTCCTATTATAAATAGTGGTAGAGTACCAAAGTGTGCTATTTCGTATCCTAAAAAGATTAAACTAAGACTAAAAACTATTAATCCCTGAATCATACTAGTTATAGCTCCTCCAAGACAGCGTCCGATAAGGAGGTGTGGTCTTGGTACAGGTGCTACTAAAGTTTCTTTTAAAAATCCAAACTGTTTATCCCATATAATAGAGGTACCATTCATCATAGAGCCGAATAGTAGTGTCATTCCAACAACTCCTGGAGTAAGAAATTGGACATAATCTATATCACCTACTTGATCAAATACTGGTCCAAATCCAAACCCCATAGCAAGTAAAAAGATAGTAGGTTGAGCTATAGATCCCAAAACTCTTGGTTTAGAGCGATAAAAAAGTTTTATTTGTCTAATCACCATAATAAATATAGTTTGCAAAGTTCACCCTCCTTATCGTAGGTCATATCCGGTAATTTCAAGGAATGCTTTTTCTAGAGAATCAGTTTCGGTATTCTCTCGAATGTCTTCACTTGTTCCGACTTTTAAGATTTTACCTTTATCTATAATTGCTATGTTTTTAGCTACTTTTTCAGCTTCTTCAAGATTGTGAGAAGTTAAAAAGATCGTAATATCTTGGTTTGAATTCACCTCATCTATATGTTGCCAGAGAAAATAACGTGTTTGTGCATCTAAACCAGATGTAGGTTCATCTAATATTAATATCTCTGGGTTATGTAAAAGTCCACGAACAATCTCTATACGTCTTTTCATACCCCCAGAAAAGGTTTTAATTAAATTATTTCGCCGTTCCCAGAGACCTATATTGTTTAACATATACTCAATACGGTCTTTTCGTTCAGTCTTGGGTACTTTATAAAGAACACTATGATAATATAAGTTTTCATAAGCTGTTAACTCATTATCTAAAGTATGGTCTTGAAACACCACACCGATAGCTTTTCTTACTTTATCTTGTTGGGTGACAGTGTCATAGCCATTTACCTTTATACTTCCAGAAGTAGGGTGTAAAACAGTTGTTAGAATTTTAATTGAAGTACTTTTCCCTGCGCCATTAGGACCAAGAAAAGCAAAAATATCACCTTTTTTAACAGTAAATGAGATATTATCTACAGCAGTAAATCCATTATATTCTTTTGAAAGGTTATTGACTTCAATTGCATTTTCCTTCAATACTATCATCCTTTCCTAAAGCACTATAACTTTATATGTTTTTTGTAATAGTTTTAGAAGTTGTTTATATTCTTCATCACTAAAAAATTTTTTTAATACTTCAAAATAAATAGCTAGATCCTTGCTGATTCTTATTATTAGCCTGCCATCTTTTTTTAACAACATGTTATAAGTAGTAATTAATGAATTAAGTATTCATTAAAATAACAGCTAGTGACTAATTATTTAGAAATAGTAACCTTTAAGGAGTGATATTAATGAATTATAAACATCTAGAACAGTTATTTAAAAAACATAAGTTTTATGATTTTAAATGGATTAAAGCTAGAAATATAGTAATAAAACAATGGGTCCGGTTTAAGTGTCTTTTTATGTGTAATACTTATGGAACTAAATCAGTATGTCCACCTAATATGCCAACTATAAAAGAGTGTGAAAAGTTTTTCTTAGAATATACTGATGCTGCAATTTTAAGAGTAGAAATAGAAACAAGCTCAGATGAAGTTTCTGCAATATTACATGATATGGATGATAGACTAATGGAACTAGAAAAAGAAGTTTTTTTCTTAGGTTATTATAAAGTGATGACTTTTCCAGCCACAATTTGTTATAGGTGTGAAAAATGCTCTAGAAATATTAATACATGTAATAATAAAGAACTGTCTAGACCAACTCCTGAAGCTTTAGGTGTAGATCTGTTTGAAACTGTAAAAAAAGTTGGTTATTCGATTGAAGTACTTTCTACCAATAACCAAAAAATGAACAGGTATGCAATCTTGATGATAGAATGATATTGTTTAAATTTTAATAATTTTATTAATGTATTAGAAACATTACGGACTTATATGGAGGAAATAGCAAGATAAAAAATACTGAATTAAGCTGAAAAAAAGTCATTGCCAACATCCCTAAATATCGCACCCTCTAATTGTAATTACAGTTAGAGGGAAAAGAAAGGATGCTAACAATGACTCAAGCCTATCATATCAAATATTTAGAACAGTCATTAATAAGAGAACTCGGTACATTCCATTAGAACATCCTCCTGGTGAAGCTCAAGTAGATTTTGCACTTCTGTGATTTACGACAATGTTATTCAAAGAGGGAAACAGGAATGAAATTATTTTGTCTATTGTATCTAACCTTTAGTGCTTATAATATTGAAGGTGTAACTGCTATTTAAGGAAATAAGCGGATGCCGGGACATTGGTATGCACAATATCCCGGCCTTCGACTTAATTTTAGTTGAAAAGTTAGCTTGTTTCGTTATTAGGTTCTTGCTTTTTTGAACAGCGATACTTAAATATACCTGCTGTTAGGGTAAGTGTAATTAATACTAGTCCGACAGTAAGTTCCCTAGGGAGCTGTTGCTGTGTTTCTTCTCCTATTGTATGTTCAGCACGATGCCCTAACCCATCCTCTGCAACAATATATTCTGCTTCTTCTTCAGGATAGTGGAATTTACCTTTATCATTAACATCACCATCCGTGATTTTTTCATCGCTTGCATCATAAACAGTTACTTCAGCATTTTTGGCTATCTCGCCGCCATCAAATAAGACTTGGATTTTACCATCTTCTACGGGTTCAATAAACATATTATGCGCCATAACAGGGGAAGCAACCAATAATGAAATAGTTAAAAAGACTATCACTAATTTGTTATTAATAGTTTTGGACATTTTCTTTCACCTCTCTAACAGGTAGTAATTCTGGCTTTGTCTGTTCAATTAATTTTAATGCCGAACCTGTTACTAGTGCTTCAATAATAATAAGTGGTAAGTGCCCAATGATCAAAATATTAATTGTTGAAAATGTTCCCTCTGTAAACCGCAAATCAGTCAGCAACAAAAGAGAAATTAAAATTAATATAGTAATAGGTACGGCCACTCCACCAGCCAAAGTTCCCTTGAAAAATGTACTGCGACCTACCATGCTATGATAAATTTTATGGGAAATTATAGCCGGTACAGCAAGCATAAAAGTGTTCGCCCCTAAAGTTGTGAGGCCACCATGCTGAAACAATATTGCTTGTAATAAGAGCCCGACAAACAGGGCGAGAGGGGCTCTCTTTCCTAGGACCACACCCATTAACCCTGCAAAAATAGGATGAATGGTTG belongs to Natranaerobius trueperi and includes:
- a CDS encoding DUF2284 domain-containing protein — its product is MNYKHLEQLFKKHKFYDFKWIKARNIVIKQWVRFKCLFMCNTYGTKSVCPPNMPTIKECEKFFLEYTDAAILRVEIETSSDEVSAILHDMDDRLMELEKEVFFLGYYKVMTFPATICYRCEKCSRNINTCNNKELSRPTPEALGVDLFETVKKVGYSIEVLSTNNQKMNRYAILMIE
- a CDS encoding ABC transporter permease codes for the protein MQTIFIMVIRQIKLFYRSKPRVLGSIAQPTIFLLAMGFGFGPVFDQVGDIDYVQFLTPGVVGMTLLFGSMMNGTSIIWDKQFGFLKETLVAPVPRPHLLIGRCLGGAITSMIQGLIVFSLSLIFLGYEIAHFGTLPLFIIGMLLVALLFTLLGTVIATQIDDMQAFPIIMNFIIFPMFFLSGAIFPIENLPSFVATLTNFNPMTHSVNLLRGIMNLDFTVGNLLNVGILGVLIVVLLLIGSPMFNKIET
- a CDS encoding ECF transporter S component, which gives rise to MATEKTYSGNSLLNKFSIFDLIVISLMACLGIAIKPVIVPLAHIITGPLFIPGGVVAGGFYMMWLVMGAGLVGKLGTATLIAIVQAIVIMAIGFFGTHGFMSVFTYILPGLFVDLVFLISRHRGCCVGCCFVAGIAANISGTFLVNIVFFRLPIIPLLLSLSAAALSGGLGGIISNAVVKQFKEKLAW
- a CDS encoding energy-coupling factor ABC transporter ATP-binding protein produces the protein MSCLVAINRLWFKFTEQDDYLLKDINLQVNSGEVVAIVGLSGSGKSTLCYCISGIIPLIKKGIIDGEVLIKGKSTKKVDISQVSTNLGIVFQNPDTQLFSPTVEDEIAFGPENMCFSREEIDKRVTSSLKKIGMEDFRFKNPKSLSGGQKQLIALASVLSLDPEILIFDEAMSQLDQNGKKMINELIATLRQEGKTIIMVEHDLDNLHMADRVKLLRTGELMDFNGEL
- a CDS encoding molybdopterin-dependent oxidoreductase translates to MNKKVLTAVAVLVLIVAVTAYLNAGESEERARSQEEATIFINHEGEQVAEVEFDNILDLEQQEFEETLRSSDSPDRDNMYTGVALKDLLADRDISLDEIEQVVTRAVDGYTVALSAEEVLEEDNVYIVYKVNDKPLPPKEEGGSGPYQIVIRNDDFGQRWNKFLMELDVN
- a CDS encoding energy-coupling factor transporter transmembrane component T family protein — protein: MTHVTQKREQMNQYDPRTKLVIVMCISSLAVLLQDILLMTGVLIVAFGFSFYFKSDVIKALYKLRRFFWVFVAMLFIQSVFTTGGKELISIGDFTLVSSLGLFRGISIILRVMIIIVSATIMTTSSSRDIVQGLYQWKIPYELTFMVAVAIRFLPLLKEEVEDMVIAIQLRGLELEKIPMGQKIKIYSYLLMPMIASVMGKAKDLSIAVEMRGFRAYPYRTSFRQLNLAIKDYAVMTFTTIITITVMWFYFVHWRYV
- a CDS encoding ABC transporter ATP-binding protein; amino-acid sequence: MIVLKENAIEVNNLSKEYNGFTAVDNISFTVKKGDIFAFLGPNGAGKSTSIKILTTVLHPTSGSIKVNGYDTVTQQDKVRKAIGVVFQDHTLDNELTAYENLYYHSVLYKVPKTERKDRIEYMLNNIGLWERRNNLIKTFSGGMKRRIEIVRGLLHNPEILILDEPTSGLDAQTRYFLWQHIDEVNSNQDITIFLTSHNLEEAEKVAKNIAIIDKGKILKVGTSEDIRENTETDSLEKAFLEITGYDLR
- a CDS encoding molybdopterin-guanine dinucleotide biosynthesis protein MobB, with amino-acid sequence MKVLTVVGITGSGKTTIIENIITELSKRRYHVGSVKEIHYELFAIDEEGTNTDRHNKAGADLVTARGYFETDILHKERLSMNDILKYYDHDYVVLEGVDDFYVPKIISAHTTQEIDAKLDETVFAISGRIANELDTYKGIPVINPVSDIERLVDIIEEKIFSVLPNLPEKCCGECEYSCKQLVAKILAGEKTREDCPIGQKEQVRLHIGGQEIDMVPFVQDILRNAVEGVVKELDGYNKNATISVTIGDNSDTTY
- a CDS encoding phosphotransferase — its product is MTKLQEMGAPVPKLIYSSKQIIITQYIEGPLLVNELFKHGHDILEADLLGDTLEKIYVELANIKTVVKPSQCAQKPQLQEGQMILGDMNLRNFILNREDVRIYRIDFESVGYGSLSQDLGKLCAFCITYDPPFTDEKIRLTKRLFNSLLDRFFMLKSEVKNEIFLELSQISKRRKIDLPSLVIKEINNW
- a CDS encoding energy-coupling factor ABC transporter ATP-binding protein, whose protein sequence is MTLYYLDNVNYSYDGQKLALSVVDLAISDTGLTAVIGDNGSGKTTLGKLLAGILKPTFGRVLLQGQDTKEMTLGEIGNRIGYLFQEPERQIFAPTVEEELSFVLKVKGFTKEKINDMVDEMLTRFHLEHLRKNFPFYLSRGEKQRLALATVLIDKPRFIILDEPTTALDIKRKAELSNILKELLDENIGMMIISHDYQFVTKHATRVIEIDGGVISHDSCNPKERANEPV
- a CDS encoding molybdopterin-dependent oxidoreductase, which encodes MFKSLLKMFVIILSIFVLVGCGGGQADTNVDEEESSSEDVKTEAEGNDYPGEEDVVTIVCDQDGEIEISVEELMELDSVTEEIVRRDDDGEIEDEYPIQGVLFKEMLDSIDWDHDTVDTIRLTAGDGYSVEVPNNILANNEVILAYEIDNEPLYDDTRPLRAFIPEEEAMYWVSNLVEIELSSISSRTDADADSDGHDSEEASSLEEIVFLETKVSEMENFEYEGEEKGKAVATSDLLGDLEVSDEIYLLASDGFDKNEELDTFMDAYILTQGEDVPAFRSPDLPRGMHVRDLTWISAGSVGFFSIEQGLEKFDEKTVEEDTGVSFLELTQEFDLQKSEKYILEAEDGYSVEIEHDDLSSGIVYISDSEEVSSVFDGLPRNTAVNDLKSIRVVE
- a CDS encoding CbiM family transporter, which encodes MHIADGVLSLPVVVTTFGATAVAVGNSIKGIEEEDIPKISLMAGGFFAVSLINIPVGPSTIHPIFAGLMGVVLGKRAPLALFVGLLLQAILFQHGGLTTLGANTFMLAVPAIISHKIYHSMVGRSTFFKGTLAGGVAVPITILILISLLLLTDLRFTEGTFSTINILIIGHLPLIIIEALVTGSALKLIEQTKPELLPVREVKENVQNY
- a CDS encoding alkaline phosphatase family protein translates to MKQIYIVFVLAIVGLVAMTGCVDDASTKEGGDSSPDSSSSLPMKIVGDVDEPVTIEQLSDISETETIEHREEDLEVISLQDLLYKSQPYTKDMQTVFISHDGFSAEISSEDLSESYIARTQENGWEAINYNHPVSSNIKDISHIVVSSNDLCLEDGFNIIEPEKNITSLSPGQIYQDGYSVVPTYRGSSSVKNDEKELEVSTFNRRKIIDIEKYVNLSGREEIIIVGEQGEIEPLRQDGKFILNKNSIGYMAGDDIYIDQAAGIVLDPPDKMITDAYHDTKELLAQDEQVLLILIDGLGYHQYEYAVDNGYAPFLESLPKPEQAMVAYPPVTPVNVAASLTGELPYINGVYERGIRRVDVPTIFGYCEDHGKESAAIIGPMETIELEIDPVFSLDQNNDGSTDGKKRENALSKMSQEKVHDLMFVHYKDVDRIGHNHGNMAKETMEAIAYNDELVKELVTHWDGKVIVYADHGMHETEDGGDHNSVMTEDMFMPYWQFDGGEIDE